From Streptomyces griseorubiginosus, one genomic window encodes:
- a CDS encoding NAD(P)-dependent alcohol dehydrogenase, which translates to MKAVVQDRYGSVDTLELREVERPVPGAGEVLVRVHAASVNAYDWHWLHGDPKIARLAFGPRAPKVRIRGRDFAGRVEAVGPEVKGLHPGDEVYGEADGTFAEFVCAKDTETDLKPAGLTFEQAAAMPLAANTALIGLRDVAGVRAGQSVLVNGASGGVGTFAVQLAKAFGARVTGVCGARNVELVGSLGADDVVDYTREDFTRAGHRYDVVLDLIGNRSLADLRRATTPSGTVVLSGGGVFEGGSLLGPVWLMARARLLSPFVRQRVLPLPAKACKENLAVLRELVDAGKIAPAVERMYPLSEAAEAIRHLEVEHARAKIVVTVGGAGGP; encoded by the coding sequence ATGAAGGCAGTCGTCCAGGACCGCTACGGCTCGGTGGACACGCTGGAGTTGAGGGAGGTCGAGCGGCCGGTGCCGGGGGCCGGCGAGGTGCTGGTGCGGGTGCACGCGGCGTCGGTCAACGCCTACGACTGGCACTGGCTGCACGGCGATCCCAAGATCGCCCGGCTGGCGTTCGGGCCGCGCGCGCCGAAGGTGCGGATCCGGGGACGGGACTTCGCGGGCCGCGTGGAGGCGGTCGGACCCGAGGTCAAGGGCCTGCACCCCGGCGACGAGGTGTACGGCGAGGCGGACGGCACGTTCGCGGAGTTCGTGTGCGCCAAGGACACCGAGACGGATCTCAAGCCCGCCGGCCTCACCTTCGAGCAGGCGGCCGCGATGCCGCTGGCCGCGAACACCGCGCTCATCGGGCTGCGGGACGTGGCCGGCGTGCGGGCCGGACAGTCCGTGCTGGTGAACGGTGCCTCCGGCGGTGTGGGCACCTTCGCCGTGCAGCTCGCGAAGGCATTCGGCGCCCGGGTCACCGGTGTGTGCGGGGCGCGCAACGTCGAGCTCGTCGGATCACTCGGTGCCGACGACGTGGTCGACTACACGCGCGAGGACTTCACCCGCGCCGGACACCGCTACGACGTCGTGCTGGATCTGATCGGCAACCGTTCGCTGGCCGACCTGCGGCGCGCGACGACGCCCTCGGGAACCGTCGTCCTCTCCGGCGGGGGCGTGTTCGAGGGCGGCAGCCTCCTCGGCCCGGTGTGGCTCATGGCGCGCGCACGGCTGCTCTCCCCCTTCGTACGTCAACGCGTGCTCCCGCTGCCGGCGAAGGCGTGCAAGGAGAACCTGGCGGTGCTGCGGGAACTCGTCGACGCCGGGAAGATCGCCCCGGCCGTCGAGCGGATGTATCCGCTGAGCGAGGCGGCCGAGGCCATCCGGCATCTGGAGGTGGAGCACGCGCGCGCGAAGATCGTGGTCACGGTGGGGGGAGCGGGCGGGCCGTGA
- a CDS encoding FtsX-like permease family protein translates to MFTLAMRSVRQRPGRFLATLLAAFLGAGIIMTFNSLYDTASRPGVDPVSSQTLTTSASVVGGYGTLLVFFAVASTMTVNVRQRAGELELLRCSGATPGQIRRMVVGEAVAVALLGAVAAIGPAMLGARALLTAFQDSGQVAESVEPSFGPVALFSGVDLTLVAAAGAAFLAVRRATRGARRRGRTRTVLAYAALGLGALSALSTFAFSATDEALMATPAYGAILLSVGFALLAPRLLKGVLDRLPLTGASGWLAVRNLRRRADHLSGILMSLILFTAVSVATLYMQGVESDAVAASGAVKSVDAKNLETLNLTVVGIIVVFVCVMLVNSLYAATAYRRREFGQQRLAGATPGQVLGTVGAEALILTAVGLFFGTVAALAGIVPFTVVRADSVLPHQGPGIWVAVGAVAATATLGTSLATARRMLRTPAVAAVGSAA, encoded by the coding sequence ATGTTCACGCTGGCGATGCGGTCGGTACGGCAGCGGCCCGGACGGTTTCTCGCGACCCTGCTGGCCGCGTTCCTGGGCGCGGGGATCATCATGACGTTCAACTCGCTGTACGACACGGCGAGCCGGCCGGGCGTCGACCCGGTGAGCTCGCAGACGCTGACGACGTCGGCGAGCGTGGTCGGCGGTTACGGCACCCTCCTGGTGTTCTTCGCCGTGGCCTCGACGATGACGGTCAACGTCCGTCAACGGGCGGGTGAGTTGGAGCTGCTGCGCTGCTCGGGTGCGACGCCGGGGCAGATCAGGCGGATGGTCGTGGGCGAGGCCGTGGCGGTCGCCCTGCTCGGCGCCGTGGCGGCGATCGGCCCGGCGATGCTGGGCGCGCGGGCACTGCTGACCGCCTTCCAGGACAGCGGACAGGTCGCGGAGAGCGTCGAGCCCTCCTTCGGTCCCGTAGCCCTGTTCTCCGGCGTCGACCTCACCCTGGTCGCCGCGGCGGGCGCGGCCTTCCTCGCCGTACGCCGGGCCACACGGGGAGCGCGGCGGCGGGGCCGGACGCGGACGGTCCTCGCGTACGCCGCCCTCGGTCTCGGGGCCCTGTCGGCGCTCTCCACCTTCGCGTTCTCGGCGACGGACGAGGCGCTCATGGCGACGCCGGCGTACGGGGCGATCCTGCTGTCCGTGGGGTTCGCGCTGCTCGCCCCCCGGCTGCTGAAGGGGGTGCTGGACCGGCTGCCGCTGACCGGTGCGAGCGGCTGGCTGGCCGTGCGGAACCTGCGCCGCCGGGCGGACCACCTCTCCGGGATCCTGATGTCGCTGATCCTGTTCACGGCCGTGTCCGTCGCCACGCTGTACATGCAGGGCGTGGAGAGCGACGCCGTGGCGGCCTCGGGAGCGGTCAAGAGCGTCGACGCGAAGAACCTGGAGACGCTGAACCTCACGGTCGTCGGGATCATCGTGGTCTTCGTCTGCGTGATGCTGGTCAACTCGCTGTACGCGGCGACGGCTTATCGCCGCCGGGAGTTCGGGCAGCAGCGCCTCGCCGGAGCGACACCGGGGCAGGTCCTGGGCACGGTGGGCGCGGAGGCGCTGATCCTCACGGCCGTAGGACTGTTCTTCGGCACGGTGGCGGCGCTGGCCGGGATCGTCCCGTTCACCGTGGTCCGCGCCGACTCGGTGCTGCCCCACCAGGGGCCCGGCATCTGGGTGGCGGTCGGGGCGGTCGCGGCGACGGCGACGCTCGGGACGAGCCTGGCCACGGCCCGGAGGATGCTGCGCACTCCGGCGGTGGCGGCGGTGGGGTCGGCCGCGTAG
- a CDS encoding glycoside hydrolase family 35 protein → MPALTTSSDGFLLHGEPFRILSGAMHYFRIHPDQWADRLRKARLMGLNTVETYLPWNHHQPEPGTLVLDGFLDLPRWLRLAQEEGLQVILRPGPFICAEWDDGGLPSWLLADPDIRLRTSDPRFTGAFDGYLDLLLPALRPYLAAHGGPVIAVQVENEYGAYGDDTAYLKHVQQALRERGVEELLFTCDQANPEHLAAGTLPGTLATTTFGSRVEENLAALRAHQPEGPLMCAEFWIGWFDHWGGPHHVRDAADAAADLDRLLATGASVNIYMFHGGTNFGFTNGANHKHAYTPTITSYDYDAALTESGDPGPKYHAFREVIARHAPVPEEPAPAPAPKLPVTDVDLDHRAPLLPYVRGLAPIRTEAPATMNELGVRSGHVLYRTTLPASGEGLLHFAGGVGDRALVFVDGACVGVLERERHDETLVVRVPHAGAVLEVLVENMGGVNYGPRIGAPKGLLGPVSFQGTALRGWEARPVPVDDPAAVPFGAYETGPSAGPAFHRGTFEVAAPADTFLALPGWTKGQAWVNGFHLGRYWNRGPQHTLYVPAPVLRPGSNDLVVLELHATTATRARLTDRADLGPENTW, encoded by the coding sequence ATGCCCGCTCTGACGACGTCCTCCGACGGTTTCCTCCTGCACGGTGAGCCGTTCCGGATCCTCTCCGGGGCCATGCACTACTTCCGGATCCACCCCGACCAGTGGGCCGACCGGCTGCGCAAGGCCCGGCTGATGGGTCTCAACACCGTCGAGACGTATCTGCCGTGGAACCACCACCAGCCCGAGCCCGGCACCCTCGTCCTGGACGGCTTCCTCGACCTGCCGCGCTGGCTGCGCCTGGCCCAGGAGGAGGGACTCCAGGTGATCCTGCGTCCCGGGCCGTTCATCTGCGCCGAGTGGGACGACGGCGGGCTGCCGTCCTGGCTGCTCGCGGATCCCGACATCCGGCTGCGCACCAGCGACCCGCGCTTCACCGGGGCGTTCGACGGCTACCTGGACCTGCTGCTCCCCGCGCTGCGCCCCTATCTCGCCGCGCACGGCGGTCCGGTGATCGCCGTCCAGGTGGAGAACGAGTACGGGGCCTACGGCGACGACACCGCGTACCTCAAGCACGTCCAGCAGGCGCTGCGCGAACGGGGCGTCGAGGAGCTGCTGTTCACCTGTGACCAGGCCAACCCCGAGCACCTGGCGGCCGGTACGCTGCCCGGCACGCTCGCCACCACCACCTTCGGCAGCCGGGTCGAGGAGAACCTCGCCGCGCTCCGCGCCCACCAGCCCGAAGGGCCGCTGATGTGCGCGGAGTTCTGGATCGGCTGGTTCGACCACTGGGGCGGCCCCCACCATGTGCGGGACGCGGCCGACGCCGCCGCCGACCTGGACCGGCTGCTCGCGACCGGGGCCTCGGTCAACATCTACATGTTCCACGGAGGCACCAACTTCGGCTTCACCAACGGCGCCAACCACAAGCACGCCTACACCCCCACCATCACCTCCTACGACTACGACGCGGCCCTCACCGAGAGCGGTGACCCCGGCCCCAAGTACCACGCCTTCCGTGAGGTCATCGCCCGCCACGCCCCGGTCCCGGAGGAACCGGCCCCGGCTCCCGCGCCCAAGCTCCCCGTCACCGACGTCGACCTGGACCACCGGGCGCCGCTGCTGCCGTACGTCCGCGGTCTCGCGCCGATACGCACCGAGGCGCCCGCGACGATGAACGAGCTGGGTGTGCGGTCGGGGCACGTGCTGTACCGCACCACGCTGCCCGCCTCCGGGGAGGGCCTGCTGCACTTCGCGGGCGGGGTCGGGGACCGCGCCCTGGTGTTCGTGGACGGCGCCTGCGTCGGTGTACTGGAGCGTGAGCGGCACGACGAGACGCTGGTGGTGCGCGTGCCGCACGCCGGTGCCGTGCTGGAGGTGCTCGTGGAGAACATGGGCGGGGTCAACTACGGGCCGCGCATCGGCGCGCCCAAGGGGCTGCTCGGCCCGGTGTCCTTCCAGGGGACCGCCCTGCGCGGCTGGGAGGCGCGGCCGGTGCCGGTGGACGATCCGGCGGCCGTGCCGTTCGGGGCGTACGAGACCGGCCCGTCCGCCGGGCCCGCCTTCCACCGGGGCACGTTCGAGGTGGCCGCACCCGCCGACACCTTCCTCGCCCTGCCCGGCTGGACCAAGGGCCAGGCCTGGGTCAACGGCTTCCACCTCGGCCGCTACTGGAACCGCGGCCCGCAGCACACGCTGTACGT
- a CDS encoding ABC transporter ATP-binding protein, whose product MSRTGSRRRHDPGPAAEALRLVKVRKTYGTGDSAVTALDGITLSLGRGTFTAVMGPSGSGKSTLLQCAAGLDRPDSGIVRVDGTELTGGGEAELTRFRRGRVGFVFQQYNLLETLTVAQNTVLPLKLAGRRIDRRRAEDVLASVGLGDRLGHRPDQLSGGQRQRVAIARALVTDPRVIFADEPTGALDTRSAREVLRLLREAVRVHGRTVVMVTHDPVAASYADAVLFLADGRLAGRMEAPTPDAVAERLAHLGDEPRLMHMGNDMSAGV is encoded by the coding sequence ATGTCGCGCACCGGTTCACGACGCAGGCACGACCCGGGACCCGCCGCCGAGGCACTGCGGCTGGTCAAGGTCCGCAAGACGTACGGCACGGGCGACAGTGCCGTGACCGCCCTGGACGGGATCACCCTGAGCCTCGGCCGGGGCACTTTCACCGCGGTGATGGGGCCCTCGGGGTCGGGCAAGTCCACGCTGCTCCAGTGCGCGGCCGGTCTGGACCGGCCGGACAGCGGGATCGTACGGGTGGACGGCACGGAGTTGACGGGCGGCGGCGAGGCGGAGCTGACACGCTTCCGGCGTGGCCGGGTGGGCTTCGTGTTCCAGCAGTACAACCTGCTGGAGACGTTGACGGTCGCGCAGAACACCGTGCTGCCGCTGAAGCTCGCGGGCCGCAGGATCGACCGGCGCAGGGCCGAGGACGTCCTCGCCTCCGTCGGGCTCGGGGACCGTCTCGGGCACCGCCCCGACCAGCTCTCCGGAGGTCAGCGGCAGCGGGTCGCGATCGCCCGCGCGCTGGTCACCGACCCCCGCGTGATCTTCGCGGACGAGCCGACGGGAGCCCTGGACACCCGCAGCGCGCGGGAGGTGCTGCGGCTGCTCCGAGAGGCGGTGCGGGTGCACGGCAGGACCGTGGTGATGGTGACCCACGACCCGGTCGCCGCCTCCTACGCCGACGCGGTGCTGTTCCTGGCGGACGGCCGGCTCGCGGGCCGGATGGAGGCGCCGACGCCGGACGCGGTCGCCGAGCGGCTCGCGCATCTCGGCGACGAGCCGCGCCTCATGCATATGGGCAACGACATGTCGGCGGGGGTGTGA
- a CDS encoding helix-turn-helix transcriptional regulator, whose translation MEAERDAILAALTPVVDGIAATFGPVCEVVLHDYRRPERSVVALSGAVTGRTVGGAMSQIGMRMVARGDEAADELNYVTRTDTGKLVKSSTMLLRDSSGAVFGALCVNVDVGAASEVHALLGALAGIGAAPAEPPVTTFGDDIDSVVDVMLDAHRHQSWALLDRAGRLDLFRSLDERGVFAVRRAIEQVAGRLGISRASAYSYLSQSRKESRSRPSEGMREQSGSLADAREQANNGGHT comes from the coding sequence ATGGAGGCGGAACGGGACGCGATCCTTGCCGCGCTCACACCGGTCGTGGACGGGATCGCGGCGACCTTCGGGCCGGTGTGCGAGGTCGTGCTGCATGACTACCGGAGACCGGAGCGGTCCGTGGTGGCCCTGTCCGGCGCGGTGACCGGGCGCACGGTGGGCGGGGCGATGAGTCAGATCGGCATGCGCATGGTCGCCCGGGGTGACGAGGCGGCCGACGAGCTGAACTACGTCACCCGGACCGACACCGGCAAGCTGGTCAAGTCGTCGACGATGCTGCTGCGGGACTCCTCGGGCGCGGTCTTCGGCGCGTTGTGCGTCAATGTCGACGTCGGCGCGGCGAGCGAGGTCCACGCCTTGCTGGGAGCGCTGGCCGGGATCGGCGCGGCCCCCGCCGAACCTCCGGTGACCACCTTCGGCGACGACATCGACTCCGTCGTGGACGTCATGCTCGACGCGCACCGACACCAGTCGTGGGCGCTGCTCGACCGCGCAGGGCGCCTGGACCTGTTCCGGAGCCTGGACGAGCGGGGGGTGTTCGCGGTGCGCCGGGCGATCGAGCAGGTGGCGGGACGACTGGGCATCTCGAGGGCCTCCGCGTACAGCTACCTGTCCCAGTCCCGAAAAGAGTCCCGGTCCCGGCCCTCGGAAGGGATGCGGGAACAGTCCGGGTCCCTGGCAGATGCCCGGGAGCAGGCGAACAATGGAGGGCATACGTGA
- a CDS encoding vWA domain-containing protein, whose translation MSTAERLTSLIGALRAHGVRIGTGETVDAAQAVEALGFTDRERLREGLAATLLHSTSQRPVFDPVFDLYFPRGVGAPDTGPADREELRERLARALAANDEPLMTRLAAEAVDGFGGYGNSPSSDGWSSYQTLDRLRPQTLLARVRDDVRGRQGMSGFTDRLLEDEIRRRIEAFRALVAAEARRRVAERRDRDEIARRAVAPTTDRVDFLFAGKDRLAELRRTVQPLARKLATRLAARRRRAARGTIDLRRTLRGSLSTGGVPMKPVLRRRRPTRPELVLLCDVSGSVSGFSDFTMLLVQALHDQFSKVRVFAFVNRLDEVTGLLRHGTADPEGLGARIRAEATLTGWHGSSDYGVALGEFASRYGAALSPRTTVFVLGDARTNMSDPNLSAVREITERARRVYWLNPEARPQWGTGDSAAYEYAELVEMHECRNVRQLSALVGRLLPI comes from the coding sequence GTGAGCACCGCCGAGCGGCTCACCTCCCTGATCGGAGCCCTGCGCGCGCACGGCGTGCGGATCGGGACCGGCGAGACGGTGGACGCGGCCCAGGCGGTCGAGGCACTCGGGTTCACCGACCGCGAGCGGCTGCGGGAGGGCCTGGCGGCGACCCTGCTGCACAGCACGTCCCAACGGCCGGTGTTCGACCCGGTCTTCGACCTGTACTTCCCGCGGGGCGTCGGCGCCCCCGACACCGGCCCCGCGGACCGGGAGGAGCTGCGCGAACGCCTCGCGCGGGCCCTCGCCGCGAACGACGAGCCCCTGATGACCCGCCTCGCGGCCGAGGCCGTCGACGGGTTCGGCGGATACGGCAACTCCCCCTCGTCGGACGGCTGGTCGTCGTACCAGACGCTGGACCGACTGCGCCCGCAGACCCTCCTCGCCCGCGTCCGCGACGACGTGCGGGGCCGGCAGGGCATGTCCGGGTTCACCGACCGGCTCCTCGAGGACGAGATCCGGCGGCGCATCGAGGCGTTCCGCGCCCTGGTGGCCGCGGAGGCCCGGCGGCGGGTGGCGGAGCGGCGGGACCGGGACGAGATCGCCCGGCGCGCGGTCGCCCCGACGACCGACCGGGTCGACTTCCTGTTCGCCGGGAAGGACCGGCTGGCCGAACTGCGGCGCACGGTCCAGCCGTTGGCCCGCAAGCTCGCCACCCGGCTGGCGGCCCGCCGCCGCCGTGCGGCGCGCGGCACCATCGATCTACGGCGAACCCTGCGCGGTTCGCTGTCAACGGGCGGAGTGCCGATGAAGCCGGTGCTGCGCAGACGTCGGCCGACCCGGCCCGAACTGGTGCTGCTGTGCGATGTGTCGGGCTCGGTGTCGGGGTTCTCGGACTTCACGATGCTGCTGGTGCAGGCGCTGCACGACCAGTTCAGCAAGGTGCGGGTGTTCGCCTTCGTCAACCGGCTCGACGAGGTCACCGGGCTCCTCCGGCACGGCACGGCCGACCCGGAGGGGCTCGGCGCCCGCATCCGGGCCGAGGCCACGCTCACGGGCTGGCACGGCAGCAGCGACTACGGCGTCGCGCTGGGCGAGTTCGCCTCGCGGTACGGGGCCGCGCTGAGCCCGCGCACGACAGTGTTCGTGCTCGGTGACGCCCGCACCAACATGAGCGACCCGAACCTGTCCGCCGTCCGGGAAATCACCGAACGGGCGCGCCGCGTCTACTGGTTGAACCCGGAGGCACGACCGCAGTGGGGCACGGGCGACTCGGCCGCGTACGAGTACGCCGAGTTGGTGGAGATGCACGAGTGCCGCAACGTCCGCCAGCTCAGTGCGTTGGTGGGGCGGCTGCTGCCGATCTGA
- a CDS encoding MoxR family ATPase — MFTSVDDVSARLAETGYLASPAVATTVFLADRLGKPLLVEGPAGVGKTELAKAVAEVAGALLVRLQCYEGVDESRALYEWNHAKQLLRISAGRDETWDETRTDIFSEEFLLSRPLLTAIRGDEPKVLLIDETDKADVEVEGLLLEVLSDFQVTVPELGTITASRRPFVVLTSNASRELSEALRRRCLFLHIGFPEEELERRIVRLKVPGLDETLAKSVVRVVGALRAMDLRKVPSVAETIDWARTLLALGADHLDETVVRDSLGVLLKHQDDILKAGAKLDLDAV, encoded by the coding sequence CTGTTCACATCCGTCGACGACGTCTCCGCACGCCTCGCCGAGACCGGCTACCTCGCCTCGCCCGCCGTCGCCACCACCGTCTTCCTCGCCGACCGGCTCGGCAAGCCGCTCCTGGTCGAGGGACCCGCCGGGGTCGGCAAGACGGAGCTGGCCAAGGCGGTGGCGGAGGTCGCAGGGGCCCTGCTGGTCCGGCTCCAGTGCTATGAAGGTGTGGACGAGTCCCGGGCCCTGTACGAGTGGAACCACGCCAAGCAGCTGCTGCGGATCAGCGCCGGCCGGGACGAGACCTGGGACGAGACGCGCACGGACATCTTCAGCGAGGAGTTCCTGCTCTCCCGCCCCCTGCTGACCGCGATCCGCGGCGACGAGCCCAAGGTCCTGCTGATCGACGAGACCGACAAGGCGGACGTGGAGGTCGAGGGGCTGCTCCTGGAGGTGCTGAGCGACTTCCAGGTCACCGTCCCCGAACTGGGCACGATCACCGCGTCCCGCCGTCCCTTCGTCGTCCTCACCTCCAACGCGAGCCGTGAGCTGTCGGAGGCCCTGCGCCGCCGCTGCCTGTTCCTGCACATCGGGTTCCCGGAGGAGGAGCTGGAGCGGCGGATCGTACGGCTGAAGGTGCCGGGCCTCGACGAGACGCTGGCGAAGTCCGTGGTGCGGGTCGTGGGGGCGCTGCGGGCCATGGACCTGCGCAAGGTGCCCTCGGTCGCGGAGACCATCGACTGGGCGCGCACCCTCCTCGCGCTCGGCGCGGACCACCTCGACGAGACGGTCGTACGGGACAGTCTGGGAGTGCTCCTCAAGCACCAGGACGACATCCTCAAGGCGGGGGCCAAGCTCGACCTGGACGCGGTGTGA
- a CDS encoding cupin domain-containing protein, with the protein MFEVKTLDKPDERRDFPRGHLEAVHMSGLDFAVGTFEPGWRWSESVAPIAGTKSCEVHHNGYVVQGRMHILMDEGGGEQELGPGDVFVVSPGHDAWVVGDEQCVVYDFAGGMARDYAKEK; encoded by the coding sequence ATGTTCGAGGTGAAGACGCTCGACAAGCCGGACGAGCGCCGCGATTTTCCGCGTGGCCACCTGGAGGCGGTCCACATGAGCGGGCTGGACTTCGCCGTCGGCACCTTCGAGCCCGGCTGGCGCTGGTCGGAGTCCGTCGCTCCGATCGCGGGGACGAAGAGCTGCGAGGTCCATCACAACGGCTACGTGGTCCAGGGCCGCATGCACATCCTGATGGACGAGGGCGGCGGCGAGCAGGAACTGGGCCCAGGGGACGTCTTCGTGGTGTCACCCGGACATGACGCCTGGGTCGTCGGAGACGAACAGTGCGTGGTCTACGACTTCGCGGGCGGCATGGCGAGGGACTACGCGAAAGAGAAGTGA
- a CDS encoding pyridoxal-phosphate dependent enzyme, with product MTTTTPPVTLDDVLDAAARLKGVAHRTPVLRSRTLDALVGAEVFLKCENFQRVGAFKFRGAYNAASRLTADQLARGIAAYSSGNHAQAVALAARELGTTAVIVMPEDAPRSKRAATEGYGAEIVTYDRYTGDREAITRALAAERGLALVPPYEHPHVMAGQGTAALELLEETGELGALLAPVGGGGLMAGSATAAKGRYPGVRMIGVEPEAGDDTKRSLEAGRRVSIPVPKTIADGQALDTPGELTFSVNRRLVDEIALVTDDEIRHAMRFAFERLKIVIEPSGASPLAALLSGRVGGLAGRVGVIVSGGNVDAERFGRLCAGGD from the coding sequence GTGACGACCACCACCCCACCGGTCACCCTGGACGACGTCCTGGACGCGGCCGCCCGACTCAAGGGCGTGGCGCACCGCACGCCGGTGCTGCGCTCGCGCACGCTCGACGCCCTGGTCGGCGCCGAGGTATTCCTCAAGTGCGAGAACTTCCAACGGGTCGGCGCCTTCAAGTTCCGCGGCGCCTACAACGCGGCCTCCCGGCTCACCGCGGACCAGCTCGCCCGGGGCATCGCCGCCTACTCCTCCGGGAACCATGCCCAGGCGGTAGCCCTGGCGGCGCGTGAACTCGGCACCACGGCGGTGATCGTGATGCCGGAGGACGCCCCGCGTTCCAAGCGGGCGGCCACCGAGGGCTACGGCGCCGAGATCGTGACGTACGACCGCTACACCGGCGACCGCGAGGCCATCACCCGGGCCCTGGCGGCCGAACGGGGCCTGGCGCTCGTCCCGCCCTACGAACACCCCCACGTGATGGCAGGACAGGGCACGGCCGCACTCGAACTCCTCGAAGAAACCGGTGAGTTGGGTGCCCTGCTCGCGCCGGTCGGGGGCGGCGGACTGATGGCGGGAAGCGCGACCGCCGCCAAGGGCCGTTATCCGGGCGTCCGCATGATCGGGGTCGAGCCGGAGGCCGGCGACGACACCAAACGCTCCCTGGAGGCCGGGCGACGCGTCAGCATCCCGGTGCCGAAGACCATCGCCGACGGACAGGCCCTCGACACCCCGGGCGAGCTGACCTTCTCGGTGAACCGACGGCTCGTCGACGAGATCGCGCTGGTCACCGACGACGAGATCCGACACGCCATGCGATTCGCCTTCGAGCGCCTGAAGATCGTCATCGAGCCGAGCGGAGCGAGTCCGCTGGCCGCGCTGCTCAGCGGCCGGGTGGGTGGCCTTGCTGGCCGGGTCGGGGTGATCGTCTCGGGCGGCAATGTGGATGCGGAGCGGTTCGGGCGGCTTTGTGCGGGTGGGGACTGA
- a CDS encoding MFS transporter, whose product MSLTTAPPRTPVFSPAAVVASCVGFVLIGALQALYGPAIPAFREEFGLSPSGAGLALSAHFVGGVAGVLLFDRLYGRIGNRRILGASYLLMAVGAAGFASAPNWPSALAAALLAGLGFGGIDYGLNQLFAVGFGRRSTAMLNVLNAHFGIGAVLGPALIGTVGSAHYPAVFLGFALVTLPLLLCLKGVRDEVPQPSDTATASPGVLGRSLASVLSVFVTLYVLHVGVEAGVGGWEPTHLETVGYGAGVAATATSVYWLMMTVGRFLVAPIALRFSAQTIITVSCAGMTVCLLLASVRELAPYAYAGVGLFIAPVFPTGLPWLHRAAPGARRAGALVIAASMIGGVAAGPALGKAIEWSGIRAVPLLLSGVSALCLAATLWLVRSTRTH is encoded by the coding sequence ATGTCCTTGACGACGGCGCCCCCGCGCACTCCGGTCTTCAGTCCGGCCGCCGTGGTCGCCTCCTGCGTCGGCTTCGTCCTCATCGGGGCGCTCCAGGCCCTGTACGGACCGGCGATTCCGGCGTTCCGCGAGGAGTTCGGGCTGTCCCCGTCCGGGGCCGGACTCGCGCTCAGCGCCCATTTCGTCGGCGGGGTCGCCGGTGTCCTGCTGTTCGACCGGCTCTACGGCCGGATCGGCAACCGCCGGATCCTGGGCGCCTCCTATCTGCTGATGGCCGTCGGCGCGGCGGGCTTCGCGTCGGCGCCGAACTGGCCGTCCGCGCTGGCCGCCGCCCTGCTCGCGGGACTCGGCTTCGGCGGGATCGACTACGGCCTCAACCAGTTGTTCGCGGTCGGCTTCGGCCGGCGCTCCACCGCGATGCTGAACGTCCTCAACGCGCACTTCGGCATCGGCGCCGTCCTCGGCCCGGCGCTGATCGGCACCGTCGGCTCCGCGCACTACCCGGCGGTCTTCCTGGGCTTCGCGCTCGTCACCCTGCCGCTGCTGCTGTGCCTGAAGGGCGTACGGGACGAGGTGCCGCAGCCGTCCGACACGGCCACCGCGTCACCCGGCGTGCTCGGCCGCAGTCTGGCCTCGGTGCTCTCGGTGTTCGTGACGCTCTACGTCCTGCACGTGGGCGTCGAGGCGGGCGTCGGAGGCTGGGAGCCCACCCATCTGGAGACCGTGGGCTACGGCGCCGGGGTGGCCGCCACCGCCACCTCCGTCTACTGGCTGATGATGACCGTGGGCCGCTTCCTGGTCGCCCCGATCGCGCTCAGGTTCTCGGCGCAGACCATCATCACCGTGTCCTGCGCCGGCATGACGGTCTGTCTGCTGCTGGCGTCCGTAAGGGAGTTGGCGCCCTACGCGTACGCCGGTGTCGGACTGTTCATCGCTCCGGTCTTCCCCACCGGCCTGCCCTGGCTGCACCGGGCCGCCCCGGGCGCCCGCCGGGCCGGTGCCCTGGTCATCGCCGCCTCGATGATCGGTGGTGTGGCCGCGGGCCCGGCCCTGGGCAAGGCCATCGAGTGGTCCGGGATCCGGGCCGTGCCGCTTCTGCTGAGCGGCGTCTCGGCGCTCTGTCTCGCCGCCACCCTCTGGCTCGTCCGCAGCACCCGAACCCACTGA